The following coding sequences lie in one Bacteroidota bacterium genomic window:
- a CDS encoding response regulator, with amino-acid sequence MLHSAELNFRHIGIADGLPNSTVTVIHQDRFGFMWFGTREGLVRYDGISMREPWFSLPEKSGMIDRMITGIAEDSSGNLFVSVWGTGIYYYNRYQGRMEVACGADTGAVHWCRSVWALTQNEEGTLFAATQGHGLFVRNPGDNAWKHSAALWPKYNPGNMIRALAIDSSGKIWTASEERGIVCFDPKTNQQQSMILANTQGALPQVNAIAFYQGRVLAGTSEGLFLQEEADSQKMGKYFCRGFSDPLIRSIVIAEGKWWIGTDGQGLLVVHPEEGTCAQETFTGRPGGLTSSVIFRLFRSREGHLWIGTNKGGVNVLFAEARRLKPHKLALPDTVSRQMVMAIHHDRSGQLWIGTDGGGVFRASSSSGNKIADQIFNAGRVVKTIFEDGRGNLYFGTYGQGMAVRDSGGRWLVFREKPGTNNESFNNVWAFAEDAEGNVWVGTLNGGMRLFDPSKMDFIAFEVVENELVPQSILVLIYHPFRGSLLAGSFGGLFELKYAGGRLKVSRVATDPTHPLSTAEVKALHLDREGNVWAGTRSRGLFKLDSGLRVVQQFGRSNGLSSNSIAAIRQESNDFIWVSGGSGMNRIDPRDGTVLTYTLEDDLRVQEYLSESAATLPGGMLAFGGVYGLDSFDPGMVRKDQYAAPVYFSRLFVMNEEVKPTSTEGLLKSDIAFQTGIRLAYHQNTFSLEFQALNYVQPESGKYAYLLEGFDKDWNNIGSQRRVTFTNLDPGTYTLRVRAANADGVWSPHEAILKVVVVPPWWDTWQARLLFVMLVIGITGLVITRRFRAEVSRRRELEVLVGQRTMELENEKLRVEAQNRELSATRDELLARNAEILAQKDEIERISAQLHEADQLKLNFFTTISHEIRTPLTLMMSPLHEILKRAETGDTWMSARLQTLHRNLLNLLDLVDQLLEFQRLERQDESLQAFPHNLAQVLGRLCSDVAPRADAAGIMLTLSCDEALPDVWIDLPKFQKIIYNLLSNAIKFTPSGGNVSVEILENACNELDNNNLTDCVVIRVSDSGIGFPPGDAERIFESFFQSQNSRLKGFGGTGIGLSTARKMAVLHHGWLRASSPETGGAVFELILPVGDKHLRSEEKLISAPSQSSVLKEEIAVKQGITKESSRRTGRSGRRPTVLLVEDNQELREYLSDYLADTYNVFNAPNGLKGWVRLQEIVPDLVVSDIIMPEMDGIALLRKIKDHPRYAHIPVILLTAKTLIADKLLGLGYGADDYIGKPFMLDELKLRIDNTLKAISLLREKMLAVPWEIPEETTLPAEDAQFLLRLNDILAQHYHDEHFGVTGLVSAMGMSRTSLHTRLKRVAGVSASDWIKNYRLSKAADMLRNQALTVSEVAWKCGLPNTAYFIRLFREQYGITPGMFQEKHAQNRLSEQ; translated from the coding sequence ATGCTGCATTCAGCTGAGTTGAACTTCCGGCATATCGGTATTGCCGACGGATTGCCCAACAGCACGGTCACGGTGATACACCAGGACAGGTTTGGTTTCATGTGGTTTGGTACACGCGAAGGGCTGGTTCGCTATGACGGAATCAGCATGCGGGAACCCTGGTTCTCATTGCCCGAAAAGTCTGGTATGATCGACCGGATGATCACGGGCATTGCCGAAGATTCTTCAGGGAATCTTTTTGTAAGTGTCTGGGGTACAGGAATATATTATTATAACAGGTACCAGGGCAGGATGGAGGTTGCCTGCGGTGCCGACACCGGAGCGGTGCATTGGTGCAGAAGTGTTTGGGCGCTTACTCAGAATGAGGAGGGCACATTGTTTGCTGCCACGCAGGGCCATGGCCTGTTTGTGCGGAATCCTGGAGATAATGCATGGAAACATTCTGCAGCATTGTGGCCAAAATACAATCCTGGCAACATGATTCGGGCATTGGCCATCGACAGCAGTGGTAAGATCTGGACTGCCTCCGAGGAGCGAGGTATCGTCTGTTTTGACCCAAAGACAAACCAACAGCAAAGCATGATATTGGCCAATACCCAAGGGGCACTTCCACAGGTCAACGCGATTGCTTTTTATCAGGGCAGGGTGCTTGCAGGCACCTCAGAAGGTTTGTTTCTGCAGGAGGAAGCCGACAGTCAGAAAATGGGAAAGTACTTTTGCCGGGGATTTTCCGATCCTCTGATCCGCTCCATAGTCATAGCTGAGGGAAAGTGGTGGATAGGTACTGATGGACAGGGACTTCTGGTCGTACACCCGGAGGAAGGCACATGTGCGCAGGAAACTTTTACCGGAAGACCAGGTGGATTAACGTCTTCGGTGATTTTCCGGCTTTTCAGAAGCAGGGAGGGGCATTTGTGGATAGGAACCAACAAAGGTGGGGTCAATGTGCTTTTTGCAGAGGCCCGACGTTTGAAGCCTCACAAGCTGGCTTTGCCCGACACTGTTTCCCGTCAGATGGTGATGGCCATTCATCATGATCGCAGCGGCCAGCTTTGGATCGGAACGGATGGAGGTGGGGTGTTCCGCGCTTCATCGAGCTCCGGCAATAAAATTGCGGATCAGATTTTTAATGCCGGCAGGGTAGTTAAAACCATATTTGAAGACGGTCGGGGGAACCTCTATTTTGGCACCTATGGCCAGGGCATGGCTGTGCGGGATTCCGGCGGCAGGTGGCTGGTCTTTAGAGAAAAGCCTGGCACCAACAACGAGTCATTCAACAATGTCTGGGCCTTTGCCGAAGATGCCGAAGGTAATGTATGGGTTGGTACACTGAATGGTGGTATGCGGCTTTTCGATCCCTCGAAGATGGATTTTATCGCGTTTGAAGTTGTTGAAAATGAGCTGGTTCCACAGAGTATTCTTGTGCTTATCTACCATCCGTTTCGCGGCAGCCTGCTGGCCGGCTCATTTGGAGGCTTATTCGAGCTGAAATATGCCGGGGGTAGGCTGAAGGTAAGCCGGGTTGCCACCGATCCAACTCATCCGCTTTCAACTGCAGAAGTCAAGGCGCTTCACCTGGACCGGGAGGGGAATGTATGGGCAGGCACGCGCAGCAGGGGACTATTCAAACTCGATTCCGGACTGCGCGTCGTGCAGCAGTTCGGCAGATCAAACGGGTTAAGCAGCAACAGCATAGCGGCAATCAGGCAGGAATCAAATGACTTCATCTGGGTAAGCGGAGGCAGTGGCATGAACCGTATTGATCCGCGCGATGGAACAGTGCTTACTTACACCCTTGAGGATGACTTGAGGGTTCAGGAGTACCTGAGCGAGTCGGCAGCTACTCTGCCTGGCGGTATGTTGGCCTTCGGCGGTGTTTATGGTCTGGATAGTTTCGATCCGGGTATGGTGAGAAAAGACCAATACGCTGCGCCGGTTTATTTCTCCCGTCTTTTTGTGATGAACGAGGAAGTGAAGCCAACCTCCACGGAAGGCTTGCTGAAATCGGACATTGCTTTTCAGACCGGCATCAGGCTGGCTTATCATCAGAATACCTTTTCGCTTGAGTTTCAGGCGCTCAACTATGTGCAACCCGAAAGCGGGAAATATGCATATCTGCTCGAAGGTTTCGACAAGGACTGGAACAACATTGGCAGCCAGCGCCGGGTCACCTTTACCAATCTTGACCCAGGCACCTACACCTTAAGGGTAAGGGCTGCCAATGCTGACGGGGTGTGGAGTCCGCACGAGGCCATACTGAAGGTGGTTGTTGTGCCACCCTGGTGGGACACCTGGCAAGCGAGACTTTTGTTCGTGATGCTTGTGATTGGCATAACCGGATTGGTCATCACCCGCCGCTTCCGGGCCGAGGTATCGCGCCGTCGTGAGCTGGAAGTGCTTGTGGGACAACGCACCATGGAACTGGAAAATGAGAAACTCAGGGTTGAAGCACAAAACAGGGAGCTGAGTGCCACCCGTGATGAATTGCTTGCGCGAAATGCGGAGATATTGGCGCAAAAGGATGAAATAGAACGTATCAGCGCCCAACTTCACGAAGCTGATCAATTGAAGCTGAATTTTTTCACCACCATATCGCACGAAATCCGCACCCCCCTTACCCTGATGATGAGTCCCCTGCACGAAATACTGAAACGTGCCGAAACGGGCGACACCTGGATGTCGGCCAGATTGCAAACTTTGCACCGAAACCTACTTAATCTGCTTGATCTTGTGGATCAGCTCCTTGAATTTCAGAGGCTTGAGCGACAGGATGAGAGCCTTCAGGCTTTCCCGCACAACCTTGCTCAGGTGCTTGGCCGGCTTTGCAGCGATGTGGCCCCCAGGGCCGATGCGGCAGGGATAATGCTCACTCTCAGTTGCGATGAGGCCTTGCCGGATGTTTGGATTGATTTGCCGAAGTTTCAGAAAATCATTTACAACCTGCTCAGCAATGCGATCAAGTTTACTCCCTCTGGTGGCAATGTCAGCGTTGAGATATTGGAAAATGCATGCAATGAACTGGACAACAACAATTTGACTGATTGTGTTGTCATCAGGGTGTCGGATTCAGGAATTGGGTTTCCTCCCGGGGATGCAGAACGCATATTTGAGAGCTTTTTTCAAAGCCAAAACAGCAGATTGAAGGGGTTTGGGGGCACTGGTATCGGGCTTTCTACGGCCCGAAAGATGGCTGTATTGCACCACGGCTGGCTCAGGGCATCGTCGCCGGAAACCGGCGGGGCTGTATTTGAACTGATCCTTCCGGTTGGCGACAAGCACCTCCGCAGCGAGGAAAAACTGATTTCGGCTCCGTCGCAAAGTTCGGTTTTGAAAGAAGAAATAGCTGTAAAACAGGGGATTACGAAAGAGTCCAGCCGCAGAACCGGCAGGAGTGGTCGTCGGCCCACCGTGTTGCTGGTGGAGGATAACCAGGAATTGCGGGAGTATTTATCGGATTATTTAGCCGATACTTACAATGTTTTTAATGCGCCCAACGGTCTGAAGGGATGGGTACGCCTGCAGGAGATTGTGCCCGACCTGGTGGTATCGGACATCATCATGCCCGAGATGGACGGTATTGCATTGTTGCGCAAAATCAAGGATCATCCGCGATATGCCCACATCCCTGTTATTTTGCTCACGGCCAAAACGCTGATTGCCGACAAGCTGCTTGGACTTGGCTACGGCGCCGACGATTATATCGGTAAGCCTTTCATGCTCGATGAACTGAAGCTGCGCATCGACAATACCCTGAAAGCAATCTCGTTGCTGCGTGAAAAAATGCTGGCTGTCCCGTGGGAAATACCTGAGGAAACTACCCTTCCGGCAGAAGATGCACAATTCTTGTTGCGCCTTAACGATATATTGGCACAGCACTATCACGATGAGCATTTTGGGGTGACTGGTCTGGTATCGGCCATGGGCATGAGCCGTACTTCGCTGCACACCAGGCTGAAAAGGGTGGCTGGCGTTTCGGCAAGCGACTGGATAAAAAACTATCGGTTGAGCAAGGCGGCTGATATGTTGCGCAACCAGGCGCTAACAGTTTCGGAGGTGGCCTGGAAATGCGGTTTGCCCAATACGGCATATTTTATTCGTCTGTTCAGGGAGCAATATGGGATCACTCCGGGCATGTTTCAGGAAAAGCACGCACAAAACCGGCTTTCCGAACAATAG